The Halomonas binhaiensis nucleotide sequence GTAGCGCACAAGCCCTCTGGGTTGGCCCAGCTTGTCCATTACACTGTCGCAGGCGTCAATGCAGGCGGCACAATCGATGCATTGATATTGCAAACCATCGCGAATATCTATCCCGGTAGGGCAGACCTGTACACACAATTCACAGTCGATACAGGAGCCGCCAGGCTTCGTCTCATGGAAATGGGCTTTGTGCTTGCCCCGTGGTTCCCCTCGATGCTGGTCGTAGGACACGGTCAGCGTATCGCGGTCGAACATCACTGCCTGGAAGCGCGCATAGGGGCACATGTACAGGCACACCTGCTCACGTAGCCAGCCGGCGTTGAGATAGGTGAACAGAACGAAAAAGCCTACCCAGAACCCGGTCCAGCCATTGACGTCAAAGTGAACGAGAGAGGGGATCAGATCGGCCATGGGAGTGAAGTAGCCGATGATGGTGACGCCTGTGGTCAGGGAAATCAGCAGCCACAGGAAGTGCTTGGAGGCCTTGCGCCATAGCTTGTCGAGATTCCAGCAGGACTTGTCACGCTTGATGCGGCGGTGACGGCTACCTTCGATACGATGTTCTACCCAGATGAACAGGAAGGTCCAGACACTCTGGGGACAGCTGTAGCCACACCAGGCCCGACCGGCAAATGCCGTGATGAAGAACAGGCCGAAGGCGCAAATGATCAGCAGCCACGACAGCAACATGAATTCCTGAGGGTAGAAGGTCACCGAGAAAATGTGGAAGGCTCGTCCTGGCAGGTCGAACCATACCGCCGGGCGTCCTTCCCAGGGAATCCAGGGAAGCACCAGAAAGCCCAGCACCAGTATCCAGTTGGTGATCCTGCGCAGACGCTGGAAGCGTCCGGCGACTTCACGCACATAGATATGCTGGCGGCGCTCGTACAGGCTGTAACTTGCTGCTGGCTCCGACTGGCCCAGGGCCTCGTCGAGCTGCTGGGCTGGGATAAAGCGCTCGATGCTGGATTCGCTCATGCCTGACTCCCGGCGGTTGTCTGGCAGAGCCCACGGCAACATGGGCTCATGACCTGATTTTTCCTAGTGTGCCTGTTGTCCGTCATGGCGACTCAGGCCATAGACATAGGCAGCGACCAGATGAACACGCTGTTCGCCGATATAGGCTGCCTGGGCTGGCATATGGCCCTTGCGTCCCTCATTCAGGGTCTGGCGAACCGAATCCGCAACACTCTGGCCAGGGGCGCGATACAGCCATATATCGTCGCTCAGGTTCGGTGCGCCAAGCGCCTGGTTGCCAGTGGCGTCCGGACCATGGCAACCAATGCAGGTGGAGGTGTACAGGGTCTTGCCCTGTTGGGCTTTCTGTTCATCGTCGGCGCTGCCGGACAGTGACAGCAGGTATTGGGTCAGGTTTTCGATATTGTCTTCACCGAGCTGTTTCCATGGCGGCATCATGCCGCGACGTCCCTGGGTCAGGGTGGTGACGATCTGTTCCGGCTGGCCGCCATACAGCCAGTCATCATCGGTCAGGTTGGGAAATCCATTGCCGCCCTTGGCATTGGATCCATGGCAGATGGCGCAGTTGTTGAGGAAGATTCGTTCAGCCACCTGCATGGCGTCAGAGTCCCTGGATAGTTCAGGAATCGGTATCTGCTGATAACGCTCGAAGATTGGCGCATACCGGGCTTCGGCATCAGCGACTTCCTGTTCCCACTGGTCTTCCTGGGTCCAACCAAGCAAGCCCGTAAAGTTACCGAGCCCCGGGTACAGCACCAGGTAGGTCAGGGCAAAGATCACGGTGGCGATGTAGAGGAAGAACCACCAGCGTGGCAGCGGGTTGTCATATTCTTCGATGCCGTCCGCACCATGCCCGGTAGTACTGACCTGGCCATCGGCCTTGGGCTGTGTATCGGTCTTGCGATTGGCCACCAGCAACCAGAAGGCGAAGGCAATGCTGCCCAGGGTGATGATGATGATCCAGCCGCTCCAGAAGCCGGACAGAGCGTCACTCCAGTACGCGGTCATAGCGCCTTGTCTCCCTTGTCTCGATGGTCTTCCGGGTGCGGTTGAGCTGTCGGCTCATCGTCAAAGGGAAGGCGGGCCGCTTCATCGAAGGCCTGGCGGCGGCGCCCGGAGTAGGCCCATATCACGAGGCCAACGAATGCGATGAGCAGAATGGCAGTAATCACGCCACGAAACGTTCCGATATCCATGCTTGCCTCGCCGACTTACTTTTCTGAATTCTCTGCGGTACGGGGTAGAACGGTACCGAGCTGCTGCAGATAGGCCACCAGAGCGGTGATTTCCGTTTTGCCGCGTACCGCATCTTCGGCCTTGGCAATCTGTTCATCGCTATAAGGCACGCCGAGGCGTTGCAGGGTCCGCATCTTGGCGGCGGTATCCTTGCCGTCCAGCATGTTGTCGAACAACCAGGGGTAGGCTGGCATGATGGACTCCGGAACCACATCCCGGGGGTTGTACATGTGGGCGCGGTGCCATTCGTCGCTGTAGCGACCTCCTACCCGCGCCAGATCGGGGCCCGTGCGTTTGGAGCCCCACAGGAAGTTGTGTTCCCAGACGGATTCCCCTGCCACGCTGTAATGGCCGTAGCGCTCGGTTTCGGCGCGGAAGGGGCGGATCATCTGTGAGTGGCAACCTACGCAGCCTTCGCGACGGTAGATGTCGCGCCCTTCCAGCTCCAGAGCGGAGAGTGGCTTGAGGCCTTCAATGGGCGCGGTGGTCTGTTTCTGAAAGAACAGCGGAACAATCTCGGCCAGGCCGCCGAGGCTGATTACTGCCAGTACCAACACTGCCAGCAGACCGACGTTCTTCTCGATGATTTCGTGTCGCATGATGGTTTTCCCCGTCGGCTCAAGCGGTCTGTGGCATCAGCCTGCGGCTGTCGGTGACAGGTCTGGCGGTCTTGTACACATTCACTGCCATGACCACCATTCCTACGACCCAGCACAAGCCCCCGAGCACGCGTACTGCATAGCCCGGCACACTGGCTTCGATAGTCTCGACGAAGGTGTACATCAG carries:
- the ccoG gene encoding cytochrome c oxidase accessory protein CcoG, encoding MSESSIERFIPAQQLDEALGQSEPAASYSLYERRQHIYVREVAGRFQRLRRITNWILVLGFLVLPWIPWEGRPAVWFDLPGRAFHIFSVTFYPQEFMLLSWLLIICAFGLFFITAFAGRAWCGYSCPQSVWTFLFIWVEHRIEGSRHRRIKRDKSCWNLDKLWRKASKHFLWLLISLTTGVTIIGYFTPMADLIPSLVHFDVNGWTGFWVGFFVLFTYLNAGWLREQVCLYMCPYARFQAVMFDRDTLTVSYDQHRGEPRGKHKAHFHETKPGGSCIDCELCVQVCPTGIDIRDGLQYQCIDCAACIDACDSVMDKLGQPRGLVRYTTENALHGQPSRLLRPRLLGYLALLLVMSGVFFYHLASRTPLDIDLKRDRGSLYQTLNDGRIANAYALTVRNLDNRDHRYVIEASGIEGLQIDSDSILVPAGESRQRVLTLSLDPVRLTTPSTDIRLNVHAQDMPSIMVEQESRFIGATP
- the ccoP gene encoding cytochrome-c oxidase, cbb3-type subunit III, producing the protein MTAYWSDALSGFWSGWIIIITLGSIAFAFWLLVANRKTDTQPKADGQVSTTGHGADGIEEYDNPLPRWWFFLYIATVIFALTYLVLYPGLGNFTGLLGWTQEDQWEQEVADAEARYAPIFERYQQIPIPELSRDSDAMQVAERIFLNNCAICHGSNAKGGNGFPNLTDDDWLYGGQPEQIVTTLTQGRRGMMPPWKQLGEDNIENLTQYLLSLSGSADDEQKAQQGKTLYTSTCIGCHGPDATGNQALGAPNLSDDIWLYRAPGQSVADSVRQTLNEGRKGHMPAQAAYIGEQRVHLVAAYVYGLSRHDGQQAH
- a CDS encoding cbb3-type cytochrome oxidase subunit 3, with translation MDIGTFRGVITAILLIAFVGLVIWAYSGRRRQAFDEAARLPFDDEPTAQPHPEDHRDKGDKAL
- the ccoO gene encoding cytochrome-c oxidase, cbb3-type subunit II codes for the protein MRHEIIEKNVGLLAVLVLAVISLGGLAEIVPLFFQKQTTAPIEGLKPLSALELEGRDIYRREGCVGCHSQMIRPFRAETERYGHYSVAGESVWEHNFLWGSKRTGPDLARVGGRYSDEWHRAHMYNPRDVVPESIMPAYPWLFDNMLDGKDTAAKMRTLQRLGVPYSDEQIAKAEDAVRGKTEITALVAYLQQLGTVLPRTAENSEK